One Bifidobacterium angulatum DSM 20098 = JCM 7096 DNA window includes the following coding sequences:
- a CDS encoding diguanylate cyclase domain-containing protein, giving the protein MESGFQGMQTENVHNLVAVVYFGVEHLRAVNEHYGRRIANTVLRSVSMRLSRLMPENATLSRVSGAEFAMIITNVTSTDDVEELTVRMRNLARPS; this is encoded by the coding sequence ATGGAATCCGGATTCCAAGGCATGCAGACCGAGAACGTGCACAATCTGGTTGCGGTGGTGTACTTCGGCGTGGAGCATCTTCGTGCCGTCAATGAACATTACGGACGCAGAATCGCTAACACCGTGCTGCGATCCGTGAGCATGCGTCTGAGCCGGCTGATGCCGGAAAACGCTACGCTCTCACGTGTCAGCGGCGCGGAATTCGCCATGATCATCACCAATGTGACGTCCACCGACGACGTGGAGGAATTGACCGTGCGCATGCGCAATCTCGCCAGGCCTTCGTGA
- a CDS encoding carbohydrate ABC transporter permease, whose amino-acid sequence MTAATIAGHSNNSEYSKKNGYRKSSKTPWGNPIVYFFSLVLVAICITPVLYIIFGGFRTNSQITNHPSGMPNPWVPDNYKTVFESDIFWTELKNSTIVGIATMVGVVVLSIMVSFVIARYKFRYAPLMYALFSAGLMFPMTVGITPLYLLIRNLGLANSLWGLILPQIAFGLPQTIIILVPFLQSIPNELEEACLLDGCSRLGFFWRMVIPLSMPGVATTGILTFVGSWNAYMLPLFVLSDSNKYTLPLGVQMFSSEHSVDTAQVLAFTSLAMIPALICFTIFQKKIVGGLTGAVKG is encoded by the coding sequence ATGACTGCCGCAACAATCGCAGGACATTCCAACAACAGCGAGTACAGCAAGAAGAATGGTTACCGTAAGTCATCCAAGACGCCATGGGGCAACCCAATCGTCTACTTCTTCTCCCTGGTGCTTGTGGCCATCTGCATCACTCCGGTGTTGTACATTATCTTCGGCGGTTTCCGTACCAATTCGCAGATCACCAACCATCCGTCCGGGATGCCGAACCCATGGGTCCCCGACAACTACAAGACGGTCTTCGAAAGTGATATTTTCTGGACGGAACTGAAGAATTCTACCATCGTGGGTATCGCCACCATGGTAGGCGTCGTGGTGCTTAGCATCATGGTGAGCTTTGTCATCGCCCGATACAAATTCCGCTATGCGCCGCTTATGTACGCGTTGTTCTCTGCTGGTCTCATGTTCCCGATGACCGTTGGCATTACACCTTTGTATCTGCTGATTCGCAATCTGGGTCTGGCCAACTCCCTGTGGGGTCTGATCCTTCCGCAAATTGCCTTCGGACTTCCTCAGACCATCATCATCTTGGTGCCGTTCCTACAGTCGATTCCTAATGAGCTTGAGGAGGCCTGTCTTCTCGATGGATGCTCCCGCCTTGGCTTCTTCTGGCGCATGGTCATTCCGCTGTCCATGCCTGGCGTGGCCACCACTGGAATCCTCACCTTCGTGGGAAGCTGGAATGCCTACATGCTGCCGCTGTTCGTGCTCAGTGATTCCAACAAGTACACATTGCCACTTGGCGTACAGATGTTCAGCTCCGAACACTCCGTTGACACCGCACAGGTGTTGGCCTTCACCTCTCTGGCTATGATTCCGGCCCTGATCTGTTTCACCATCTTCCAGAAGAAGATCGTCGGCGGCCTGACAGGTGCGGTCAAGGGCTGA
- a CDS encoding ROK family transcriptional regulator yields MTSLRRINQDDLRNHNLSVVIDTLLRASTPMSRAALAKETGLTKATMSLLVSLLIEAGIVKEGEPQNSSSYGRPSTPLALAGGKMCGIGMQVNTDGYGCVALDINRDTLAYEWVDADMSGVAPEDVFDRLDTMVTAMERQLKRKGCTVAGVACALPGLVTSKKQLLMARNLGWENVDLMQFEVMRRCDVHFGNEAKMAAIAQIPGYACARADFLDAVDCTDSFIYLSCDIGIGGAIVRDGEVVTGSHGFAGEIGHTSVSLDGPVCRCGRKGCLEAYAGRRALVEASGVASGNNAASVAALDRLLDAWHADDAQAVKAVERGIDALVSAIASAVNLADVDTVLLGGWWINFGQSFYELLESRLQEQVLGASDMQVSVSMPPVADHPALYGAAEVGLRRFIDNPLAFIADRA; encoded by the coding sequence ATGACATCTCTTCGCAGAATCAATCAGGATGATCTACGCAATCACAATCTTTCCGTGGTGATCGACACGCTATTGCGCGCCTCCACGCCGATGAGCCGGGCCGCTCTCGCCAAGGAGACCGGTTTGACCAAGGCAACGATGTCGTTGCTGGTGTCGCTGCTGATTGAAGCTGGCATCGTCAAGGAAGGCGAGCCGCAGAACTCGTCCAGCTATGGGCGTCCGTCCACGCCGCTCGCGCTGGCTGGCGGCAAGATGTGCGGCATCGGCATGCAGGTTAATACTGACGGATACGGCTGTGTGGCGCTGGATATCAATCGCGATACGCTCGCGTACGAGTGGGTGGATGCCGATATGAGCGGCGTTGCCCCGGAGGATGTGTTCGACAGACTTGACACCATGGTCACGGCTATGGAGCGCCAGCTCAAGCGCAAGGGGTGCACTGTTGCCGGTGTCGCTTGTGCGCTGCCTGGCTTGGTCACGTCCAAGAAGCAACTGCTTATGGCACGCAATCTTGGTTGGGAAAATGTCGACCTGATGCAGTTCGAGGTTATGCGTCGCTGCGACGTGCATTTCGGCAATGAGGCAAAGATGGCGGCTATCGCGCAGATCCCCGGCTATGCATGCGCCCGTGCGGATTTCCTCGATGCCGTGGACTGCACTGACTCCTTTATTTATCTGTCCTGCGATATCGGCATCGGCGGAGCCATTGTGCGTGACGGCGAGGTAGTGACAGGATCTCACGGGTTCGCCGGCGAAATCGGTCACACCTCGGTCTCGTTGGATGGTCCGGTGTGCCGGTGCGGAAGAAAGGGCTGCCTGGAAGCATATGCCGGTCGCCGTGCGCTGGTGGAGGCGTCTGGTGTGGCAAGCGGCAACAATGCCGCCAGTGTCGCAGCGTTGGATAGGTTGCTGGATGCGTGGCATGCCGATGACGCGCAGGCGGTGAAGGCCGTTGAACGTGGCATCGATGCGTTGGTTTCGGCCATCGCCTCGGCGGTGAACCTGGCTGACGTCGATACCGTACTGCTGGGCGGTTGGTGGATCAATTTCGGCCAATCGTTCTATGAGCTGCTTGAGTCCCGTCTGCAGGAGCAGGTGCTGGGCGCTTCGGATATGCAGGTGAGCGTGTCCATGCCGCCTGTTGCCGACCATCCAGCGCTGTATGGTGCCGCGGAGGTCGGACTGCGCAGGTTCATCGACAATCCGCTGGCATTCATCGCCGACAGGGCGTGA
- a CDS encoding xylulokinase, translating into MAKTLVAGVDTSTQSCKVRVTDAETGELVRFGQAKHPNGTSIDPAYWWDAFQEAAQQAGGLDDVSALAVGGQQHGMVILDGQGNVIRDAMLWNDTSSAPQAAALIEKLGAAPAQNGEPEDPIARGKQRWVKAVGSSPVASYTLTKVAWVAENEPENAKKIAAICLPHDWLSWRIAGYGPVAEGEDAHLDALFTDRSDASGTIYYDAARNEYRRDLIAMVLEAAEGAEAAQAHADAIVLPTVLGPREAAPVKADPAIAGKSVEGGCALAPGGGDNAMASLGLGMSVGDVSVSLGTSGVAAAISENPTYDLTGAVSGFADCTGHYLPLACTINGSRILDAGRAALGVDYDELAKLAFASKPGAGGITLVPYFDGERTPNRPDATATLSGLTLANTTRENLARAFVEGLLCSQRDCLELIRSLGTQIKRILLIGGGAKSEAIRTLAPSIFGMDVTRPTTDEYVAIGAARQAAWVLSGETEPPAWKLTIDGRETGEPTEAVYEAYAKARG; encoded by the coding sequence ATGGCAAAGACTCTGGTGGCTGGCGTCGACACCTCGACGCAGTCCTGCAAGGTACGCGTAACAGACGCCGAAACCGGCGAATTGGTGCGTTTCGGCCAAGCCAAGCACCCGAACGGCACGTCCATCGACCCCGCATACTGGTGGGATGCGTTCCAAGAGGCCGCGCAGCAGGCAGGCGGACTGGACGACGTATCCGCACTGGCCGTGGGCGGCCAACAGCACGGCATGGTGATTCTCGACGGCCAAGGCAACGTGATTCGCGACGCCATGCTGTGGAACGACACCAGCTCCGCCCCGCAGGCTGCCGCTCTGATCGAGAAGCTCGGCGCCGCTCCGGCACAGAACGGCGAACCGGAAGACCCGATCGCACGCGGCAAGCAGCGCTGGGTCAAGGCCGTGGGATCCTCCCCCGTCGCCTCCTATACGCTGACCAAGGTGGCATGGGTCGCCGAAAACGAACCCGAAAACGCCAAGAAGATCGCAGCAATCTGCCTGCCACACGACTGGCTGAGCTGGCGCATCGCCGGCTACGGGCCAGTTGCCGAAGGCGAGGACGCCCATCTCGACGCCCTGTTCACCGACCGCTCCGACGCATCCGGCACCATCTACTACGACGCCGCCCGTAACGAATACCGTCGTGATCTGATCGCCATGGTGCTCGAAGCCGCCGAAGGCGCCGAAGCGGCGCAAGCACATGCCGACGCCATTGTGCTACCCACTGTACTGGGCCCGCGAGAGGCGGCACCGGTCAAAGCCGATCCGGCCATCGCCGGCAAGAGCGTCGAGGGGGGCTGCGCACTCGCACCGGGCGGCGGCGACAACGCCATGGCCTCGCTGGGCCTGGGCATGAGCGTCGGCGACGTTTCCGTGTCCCTCGGCACCTCCGGCGTGGCCGCGGCCATCTCCGAGAATCCGACCTATGATCTGACGGGCGCCGTGTCCGGCTTCGCCGATTGCACCGGCCACTATCTGCCGCTCGCCTGCACCATCAACGGCTCGCGCATCCTCGACGCCGGACGCGCCGCGCTTGGCGTCGATTACGACGAACTGGCCAAGCTGGCCTTCGCCTCGAAGCCGGGAGCGGGCGGCATCACGCTGGTGCCGTATTTCGACGGCGAGCGCACCCCGAACCGTCCGGACGCCACCGCCACGCTGTCCGGCCTAACCCTGGCCAACACCACACGCGAGAATCTGGCCCGCGCCTTCGTCGAGGGCCTGTTGTGCTCCCAACGCGACTGTCTGGAGCTTATTCGCTCCCTGGGCACGCAGATCAAGCGCATCCTGCTCATCGGCGGCGGCGCGAAGTCCGAGGCGATCCGCACGCTGGCGCCGAGCATCTTCGGCATGGACGTGACCCGTCCGACCACCGATGAGTATGTGGCCATCGGTGCCGCACGCCAAGCGGCCTGGGTGCTTTCCGGCGAGACTGAGCCTCCGGCATGGAAGCTCACCATCGACGGCAGGGAAACCGGCGAGCCGACCGAGGCCGTGTATGAGGCCTACGCCAAGGCCCGCGGCTAA
- a CDS encoding glycoside hydrolase family 43 protein: MKISNPVLTGFHADPSMIRVGDTYYIANSTFEWFPGVRLHESKDLVHWNILPSPLSRSSQLDMRGNPSSGGIWAPDLSYADNKFWLIYTDVKVVNGAFKDCTNYLVTAEDIHGPWSEPVRINGVGFDASLFHDDDGRKYLVQQTWDFREYHHQFDGITLTEFDVDTMKLKPETARTIWDGTSVKITEGPHLYKKDGWYYLFAAEGGTVYEHQESVARSRTLDEYSFEVMPNGPFIGNFDTPDTYLQKQGHGALVDTPSGEWYYASLCGRPWRHDTEPAHGTRGWCTLGRETSIQKVEWDEDGWPRVVGGHGGQRYVDAPKDAIETVAPATRDEHDEFDSGELGPNWNTLRVPFTDAMGTVGGGKLALRGQGSLCNLFDLSLVARRWQAFDFDAETKVCFSPKNYMQMAGLTNYYDDLCWSWAFVTWDEKRHARVIEVAQNDFNQYTSFLKDDAIVVPEEAEAVWLRTKVRTEYYSYEYSFDGEHFTEIPVKLDAKILSDDYVNQRYGGFFTGAFVGLACVDLSGYDEQAEFDYFDYRELSDNQ; the protein is encoded by the coding sequence ATGAAGATTTCCAACCCGGTGCTCACCGGTTTTCATGCCGATCCTTCAATGATTCGCGTCGGTGACACTTATTACATTGCCAATTCCACTTTCGAATGGTTCCCAGGCGTTCGCCTACATGAGTCCAAGGACCTGGTGCATTGGAACATTCTTCCAAGCCCGTTGAGCCGGTCCAGCCAGCTTGATATGAGAGGAAACCCCTCTTCGGGAGGCATCTGGGCTCCTGACCTAAGCTATGCGGATAACAAATTCTGGTTGATCTACACTGATGTCAAGGTGGTCAATGGTGCATTCAAGGATTGCACTAATTATTTGGTCACCGCCGAGGACATCCATGGGCCATGGAGCGAGCCGGTTCGCATCAACGGGGTCGGTTTTGACGCCAGCCTGTTCCATGACGACGACGGCCGCAAATACTTGGTGCAGCAGACATGGGATTTCCGTGAATACCACCACCAGTTCGACGGCATCACATTGACGGAATTCGACGTCGACACCATGAAGCTCAAGCCAGAAACGGCCCGCACCATCTGGGATGGCACTTCGGTGAAGATCACCGAAGGTCCCCACCTATACAAGAAGGATGGTTGGTACTACCTGTTTGCCGCAGAAGGCGGCACGGTGTATGAACATCAGGAATCTGTGGCGCGTTCCCGTACCCTTGACGAATACTCCTTCGAAGTTATGCCGAATGGCCCGTTCATCGGTAACTTCGACACTCCTGACACCTATTTGCAGAAGCAGGGCCATGGAGCGTTGGTGGACACCCCGTCCGGCGAGTGGTATTACGCCTCCCTATGCGGTCGTCCGTGGCGTCATGATACCGAACCGGCCCATGGCACCCGCGGATGGTGCACACTCGGACGCGAGACCTCCATCCAGAAAGTCGAATGGGATGAGGACGGTTGGCCGCGCGTGGTCGGAGGTCACGGCGGACAGCGTTACGTTGATGCTCCGAAAGATGCCATCGAGACTGTGGCCCCCGCGACGCGTGACGAACATGATGAGTTCGATTCCGGCGAGCTCGGGCCGAATTGGAACACTCTACGCGTTCCGTTCACCGACGCCATGGGCACGGTGGGTGGCGGCAAACTGGCATTGCGTGGTCAGGGCTCGCTGTGCAACCTGTTTGACTTGTCTCTTGTGGCTCGTCGCTGGCAGGCATTTGATTTCGACGCCGAAACCAAGGTGTGTTTCAGTCCGAAGAATTACATGCAGATGGCAGGCCTGACCAACTATTACGATGACCTATGCTGGTCATGGGCGTTTGTCACTTGGGATGAGAAACGACATGCAAGGGTCATCGAAGTGGCTCAGAACGATTTCAACCAATATACGTCGTTCCTCAAGGATGACGCCATCGTAGTGCCCGAAGAGGCTGAGGCGGTATGGCTGCGCACCAAGGTCCGCACGGAATACTATTCCTACGAATATTCCTTTGACGGAGAACATTTCACCGAGATTCCGGTCAAGCTCGATGCGAAGATCCTGTCCGACGATTACGTGAACCAACGTTACGGCGGCTTCTTCACCGGTGCGTTCGTGGGACTTGCCTGCGTCGATCTGTCCGGCTACGACGAGCAGGCTGAATTCGACTACTTCGACTATCGGGAGCTTTCCGATAACCAGTAG
- a CDS encoding sialate O-acetylesterase yields the protein MVLRLPKLLDDGCVLQAGATIHIWGTGDPGRGVLVRLDGKDRTTRVGDDGSWSVPYGPITAGGPYDLTVRYEDGTECISRQCYAGEVFLCSGQSNMELPMAWVRADYPLEWDREPDPLLRQYKAIPDCDFNGPRSDHDHAFWQGCDAETLGDFSALAYFFGRRIRRWLNVPVGLLNVSLGGSPIESWMDADALRAFPEALADLEPYLGDGVASKKSRDSVAERDRWYQELGYEAVADAHHEWLPLIAWDCPESKNIEPRDVAWHDIRLPGWYKDRGLAGFRGEITMRKTVFLPPSDAGKPALLRLGTMNDADHTWVNGVLVGGRSNVYEPRDYPVAAGVLRAGANEIRIRLVVERPGGRVTPGKRMTLTIGDDIFDLSGIWQYAVTAEADRDCPFEDFVRWKPTGLYNAMLAPCFPYAVRAVLWYQGESNTGDRAMQYGDELKAMIQLWRVKWHQPDMPFLIVQLPKFDIDAIEDGGWPLVREQEWNVANELENVATVVTLDAGEGNDLHPYDKKLVADRVFNAAMDLVYGRQAQPQPAVETIEVCGDLLRMHCAWRSRSDERIRSERRRLMTLDGDAPQEIEFLWRDCATSVRAEAWLDGCDIVARMTARRPDEVRYAWSNNPESGLICDGDGMLIPPFRLTLPTDDDKGIHA from the coding sequence ATGGTCTTGCGATTGCCGAAACTGCTTGACGACGGTTGCGTGCTGCAGGCCGGTGCGACCATACATATCTGGGGCACCGGCGACCCCGGGCGCGGCGTGCTGGTACGCCTCGATGGCAAGGACCGGACTACACGGGTGGGGGACGACGGCTCATGGAGCGTGCCGTACGGTCCGATCACAGCAGGCGGACCGTACGATTTGACGGTGCGTTATGAGGACGGAACCGAATGTATCTCGCGCCAATGCTATGCGGGAGAAGTGTTTCTGTGTTCGGGACAGTCGAACATGGAACTGCCCATGGCTTGGGTGCGTGCGGACTATCCGCTGGAGTGGGATCGTGAGCCTGACCCATTGCTGCGGCAATACAAAGCGATTCCCGATTGTGACTTCAACGGTCCCCGCAGCGATCATGACCATGCGTTCTGGCAGGGGTGCGATGCGGAAACCCTTGGAGATTTCTCCGCGCTCGCCTATTTCTTCGGACGCAGGATCCGTCGGTGGCTGAATGTGCCCGTCGGCCTGTTGAACGTTTCATTGGGCGGATCGCCGATTGAATCCTGGATGGATGCCGACGCATTGCGGGCGTTCCCCGAAGCGCTCGCTGACCTTGAGCCGTATCTTGGCGATGGCGTGGCGTCGAAGAAAAGCCGCGATTCCGTTGCCGAACGGGACCGGTGGTATCAGGAGCTTGGATACGAGGCTGTGGCCGATGCCCACCATGAATGGCTGCCATTGATTGCGTGGGATTGTCCGGAATCCAAGAACATCGAGCCGCGCGACGTGGCATGGCATGACATACGCCTGCCGGGATGGTACAAGGATCGCGGACTTGCCGGTTTCCGCGGCGAGATTACCATGAGAAAAACCGTGTTCCTGCCTCCGTCGGATGCGGGGAAGCCCGCCCTACTGCGCCTGGGCACCATGAATGATGCCGACCATACGTGGGTCAATGGTGTGTTGGTCGGTGGGCGAAGCAATGTGTATGAGCCGCGGGACTATCCGGTCGCAGCCGGCGTGTTGCGCGCCGGCGCGAACGAAATCCGCATACGTCTGGTCGTTGAACGGCCCGGCGGCCGTGTGACGCCCGGCAAACGGATGACACTGACCATCGGAGACGATATCTTCGACCTGTCCGGCATTTGGCAGTATGCCGTGACCGCCGAAGCTGACCGCGATTGCCCATTCGAGGATTTCGTCAGATGGAAGCCGACCGGCCTGTACAATGCCATGCTCGCCCCGTGTTTTCCATATGCGGTGCGGGCCGTGCTGTGGTATCAGGGCGAATCGAATACCGGCGATCGCGCCATGCAATATGGTGACGAGCTGAAGGCCATGATTCAATTGTGGCGCGTCAAATGGCATCAGCCGGATATGCCGTTTCTGATCGTCCAGCTTCCAAAATTCGACATCGACGCCATCGAGGATGGAGGCTGGCCGCTCGTCCGCGAACAGGAGTGGAACGTCGCGAACGAACTTGAAAACGTTGCTACGGTGGTGACGCTTGACGCCGGCGAGGGCAACGATCTGCATCCGTATGACAAGAAGCTCGTCGCGGATCGCGTGTTCAATGCCGCGATGGATTTGGTATACGGTCGCCAGGCTCAGCCTCAACCGGCCGTGGAAACCATCGAGGTCTGCGGAGATCTGTTGCGGATGCACTGTGCATGGCGGAGTCGCTCGGACGAACGGATCCGATCGGAGCGCCGCCGGCTGATGACGTTGGACGGTGACGCTCCCCAGGAAATCGAATTTTTATGGCGCGACTGCGCCACATCTGTGCGGGCCGAGGCATGGCTGGACGGCTGTGATATCGTGGCGCGCATGACGGCGCGCAGGCCGGATGAGGTGCGGTACGCGTGGAGCAACAATCCGGAATCCGGACTCATCTGCGACGGCGACGGCATGCTGATCCCGCCGTTCCGCCTGACATTGCCCACGGACGATGATAAGGGGATTCATGCGTAG